The proteins below come from a single Mangifera indica cultivar Alphonso chromosome 16, CATAS_Mindica_2.1, whole genome shotgun sequence genomic window:
- the LOC123199004 gene encoding TMV resistance protein N-like, with the protein MASSSSSSSSSITPKIEYEVFLSFRGVDTQQNITSHLYEAFCQKKIKTFIDDSLDRGEEIFASLLKANGHSKISVIIFSKGYASSRWCLKELEEIVKCKNTYDQIVILVFYDVDPSDVRNQTGDFGKAFAELEKRFMDDSEMLQRWRTALRDAANLSGYDSKNSRELEQFEVYAWICLK; encoded by the exons atggcttcctcttcttcttcttcttcttcatccattACTCCTAAAATAGAGTATGAGGTTTTCCTTAGTTTCCGTGGTGTGGACACCCAACAAAACATTACCAGCCATCTTTATGAAGCCTTTTGtcaaaaaaagattaaaactttcattgacGATAGCCTTGAtagaggagaagaaatttttGCATCTCTTTTGAAGGCAAATGGACATTCAAAGATCTCggttatcattttttctaaaggGTATGCTTCCTCCAGATGGTGTCTCAAAGAACTTGAAGAGATTGTTAAATGTAAGAACACGTATGATCAGATCGTAATACTAGTCTTCTATGACGTAGATCCATCTGATGTCAGGAATCAAACTGGGGATTTTGGGAAAGCATTTGCTGAGCTTGAAAAGCGTTTTATGGATGATTCAGAGATGTTGCAGAGATGGAGGACTGCTTTGAGGGATGCAGCCAACCTATCTGGTTATGATTCAAAGAACTCTAG AGAACTAGAGCAATTCGAAGTATATGCTTGGATATGTTTGAAGTAG